A window of the Arcobacter sp. F155 genome harbors these coding sequences:
- a CDS encoding HyaD/HybD family hydrogenase maturation endopeptidase, producing the protein MNVLILGIGNILFQDEGIGAHFIHYLDEKYEFEAKDSTVSIVDGGTLAQRLIPEIVKYDEVIVVDCIDADNSKPGDVYFFDYHKAPSHINWQGSAHEVEMLQTLNMIDMNKDLPQTNVLGVIPKRVADDTTFELSKEIISAVKLMEDVVVKHLDTLDIKTKIKNETTIEHIAQVSFKRDIINGPKI; encoded by the coding sequence GCTCATTTTATTCACTATTTAGATGAGAAATATGAGTTTGAGGCAAAAGACTCTACTGTTAGTATTGTTGATGGTGGAACTTTGGCTCAAAGGCTTATTCCTGAAATTGTAAAGTATGATGAGGTTATTGTAGTTGACTGTATTGATGCAGATAACTCAAAACCAGGAGATGTTTATTTCTTTGACTATCACAAGGCTCCATCACATATCAATTGGCAAGGAAGTGCCCATGAAGTAGAGATGCTTCAAACACTAAATATGATTGATATGAATAAAGATTTACCACAAACAAATGTATTAGGAGTTATTCCTAAAAGAGTAGCTGATGATACTACGTTTGAGTTAAGTAAAGAGATTATTAGTGCCGTCAAGCTAATGGAGGATGTGGTAGTCAAACACCTTGATACTTTAGATATTAAAACAAAAATAAAAAATGAAACAACAATAGAGCATATTGCTCAAGTTTCTTTTAAAAGAGATATTATAAATGGTCCTAAAATTTAA